In Cyanobacteriota bacterium, the genomic stretch TACGCACCGTCATGTGCTTAAACAGAGCATAGTGTTGAAACACAAAGCCAATATTGCGATCCTGAACATTCTCATAGGTAGCATCTCGCCCTGTTAGGAAGATTTTGCCTGTGTCAGGAAACTCCAACCCTGCAATTAGCCGCAGCAAGGTAGACTTTCCTGATCCAGATGGCCCTAATAAAGCTACCAAGGAACCTGTCTCAATTTCTAGGCTGACATTATCAACGGCCCGAAAACTGCCAAACTGCTTTGAGACATTTTCAACAACAATACCCATGTCAGCGACCTCTCAAGAGAATCCCCACTTTACCG encodes the following:
- a CDS encoding ATP-binding cassette domain-containing protein; amino-acid sequence: MGIVVENVSKQFGSFRAVDNVSLEIETGSLVALLGPSGSGKSTLLRLIAGLEFPDTGKIFLTGRDATYENVQDRNIGFVFQHYALFKHMTVR